GAGTGGAATGCAATATAAAATACTCCCATAAAAATAAAAAACACATCTAAAATTTTCACGATATTAGCCTTGGGAGCAGTAGTAGGAGTTGGATTCTTTTGCTTCTTTTTTGATTTCATTTGGCACCTCACTTAATTGTTGATTATAGATTTTAAAATTAATAATCAGCAATAATTACTAACCGCTAAAAGCACAACCTAGCTGTTCGAAGAACTCTTAGATCCTTGGGCTTTTTTTCTGTCATAGGGGCAGATTCATATTGTGCCCAGTAAATATCGAAAACAGGTAGCGTTAGCGACTAGGTAAAGTAGCTGTAACTATAAATATATAAATATTATAGAGAATAGGCGGCACATCCTCTTTTATTTTATACTAGCTTTAAATAATGTCGGCAATTTTTTTATATGTCCAAGACAAGGGGACGGTGGTAGTGTCTTGATAAAAGTAATCTCAAATGGTAAGATTTAGGAGGGGTGAGCGAGATGCCAAGAACTGCACGGGTAAAAAGTAATACTGATATATACCACATAATGATTCGAGGGATAGATAAGCAACTTATTTTAGTGGATGAGGAAGACAATCAAAAATTAAAAGAAGTTTTGCGCCAATGTAAAGATATATGCGGATATGATCTTTACGCATATTGTTTCTTAGGTAATCATATTCATCTTTTAATCAAGGAGGGTAAAGAAAGTTTAGGCCAAATATTCAAGCGAATAGGATCTAGGTACGTATATTATTTTAATCAGAAATATAAAAGGATAGGTCATTTATTTCAGGATAGGTTCAAGAGTGAGCCGGTCAATGATGATAGCTATTTACTAACGGTATTAACTTATATTCACAATAATCCAGTCAAAGCTGGCCTAAGTAAAACGGCGGCTGAGTATCAATGGAGCAGTTATAATGAATATACGCAATCTAATAATCTGGTCAATGTTCAATTTGTGTTAGGAATGATAACCAGACAACAATTTATAGATTTGCATAACGACGAAAGGAATGCGGATGTCTTAGATATTGCTGAGGATAATTTTAGAGTAACAGATGCTGAAGCTGTACTGATGATTAAAGAGATTTGTGGGCTAGATAGCAGCGAACTAGTAATGACGGACATAGGTAAGCGAAATTTATATATAAGGCAACTGCGAGAAAAAGGTTTATCAATTCGGCAAATTGCTAGAGTAACAGGAATTAGAAAGGGAATTATTGAAAAACTAAAGTAAGACACTACCACCGTCCCCTTGTCCTCATGGGGGCGTGGTAGTGTCCTTGTCTGATTTTGATTTTTAGAAGACAAAATCGTCGTCACTGTGTCTATTTTTCTATGATGGCAATTTTGGGAGTGAATTGCATGTACAACCTAATCATGGAAAACAAATGGGCTATTTTATTTATCTTAGAAATTCTTGCTTGGTCTGCAACATTCTTAATGCTTTATGCAAGATACAAAATGCATTCGCAGTTTTGGTTTAAAGTAGCATCGGTGATACTGGTGCTCACTGGTGTTATTCCCCAAGTGCTCTTGGGTGTAGTAAATTTTGTTGCAACAAAAGAAATTGATTTGTTTACGAGCGTAATTGTGCTGCTGATTATCTACGGACTAACCATAGGTCGAAAGCACGTTCAAAAGTTGGATTCTTGGGCAAAAAAGAAATTTAGAGGTAACTGAATTGAATATCCTGGCAAGCGGACATTGTTTCGATGTGACCTCAATTTTTGCAATTGCAGGAATTGGGGATTTTTTTTTGCACAATAAAAAATACGCTATTTTCCGTGATACAATTTTAGTGAGACAGTACCACCGTCCCCGTGTCTCTTGGGAGTTATTGGTGCTGACGGAAATGGTGGGTTACAAACTGCGAATTATCGTATAGAATAGAACGTATTACAACGTTTGCTATAAGGGGAATTTATTTATGAGCCAAACTGCAAATCGTCAGGCAGCAATTAGATCATTAAAAGGAAAGCTTGTGGCTGCTTATGAATATTTAGTCGAACATAATGATAAAGGGAACGCTGAGAAAGTTAAGCAGTTAGCAGGTAAATTAGTCAATGAGGAATTCGCTATTGCCTTTTGTGGGCATTTTTCAGCAGGAAAATCAACGATAATTAATCGTTTGATAGGAGAAAATTTATTACCGTCAAGCCCGATTCCAACCAGTGCCAATCTTGTAAAAGTCAAAGCGGGCGAAGAGTATGCCAAGGTATTTTTTAAAAATGAAAAACCTCGTTTATATCTTGCTCCGTATGATTATAAAATGGTAAAAAACTATTGCAAGGACGGGGATCAAATCCAGGCTATTGAAATTAGTCATTCTAATTCCCAATTGCCAAGTCACACTGTTATTATGGATACTCCCGGTATTGATTCAGCGGATGATGCGCATCGTATTGCTACTGAGTCCGCCATT
This portion of the Veillonellaceae bacterium genome encodes:
- a CDS encoding transposase, with the protein product MPRTARVKSNTDIYHIMIRGIDKQLILVDEEDNQKLKEVLRQCKDICGYDLYAYCFLGNHIHLLIKEGKESLGQIFKRIGSRYVYYFNQKYKRIGHLFQDRFKSEPVNDDSYLLTVLTYIHNNPVKAGLSKTAAEYQWSSYNEYTQSNNLVNVQFVLGMITRQQFIDLHNDERNADVLDIAEDNFRVTDAEAVLMIKEICGLDSSELVMTDIGKRNLYIRQLREKGLSIRQIARVTGIRKGIIEKLK